The Stigmatella aurantiaca DW4/3-1 genome contains the following window.
GTCCGCATTGATGTTGAAGACCTGGCCCTGCGCATCTCCCGAGAGTGAGCCCAGCACCGGCACGAGGCCCGCCTCGGACAGGCGCTCGAAGAGCGCGGTGTTCACATCCGTCACATCGCCCACGAGCCCCAGGTCGATGGGCTCCGGCCCCGCGCCGGTGATGACCTTGGGGGGCCGCTTGCGCGCGTCGATGAGGCCCGCGGAGACGCCGGTGGTGCACAGCGCGGGCACCCCCGCCAGGCGGAACGCGGCGGCGACATCCACGGACACCTGGCCCGCGAGCGTCATCTTCACCACCTCCAGGGTGGCCTCGTCGGTGACCCGGCGCCCGGCCACCATGCGCGGCGTGAGGCCGAGCTTGTTCGTCAGCTCCGTGGCCTGCGGCCCGCCTCCGTGGATGACGGCCACCCGCACGCCCGCATCGAGGAAGGCCCGCACCGCGGCCCCCACGCTGCCCGCCAGCTTCGGCCGGTCCGCGGCCAGCTCGCCGCCAATCTTCACGACGAACCAGCGCCCCTTGAACGCACCCAGTCCGCTCATGGCCAGAGCCCCGGCTCGGCGAGGGTGAGCCGCTCGTCGAAGCCCATCATGAGGTTGAAGCTCTGGATGGCCTGGCCCGCGCCGCCCTTGACCAGGTTGTCCAGGGCCGAAAAGCACACCACGCGGCGGGTGTCGCCCGTGACGGGCCCGAGCGTGAAGCCCACCTCCACGTAGTTGCCGCCCGCGACGCCCACCACCTCGGGCTGCCGCGCGCCGCCGACGATGCGGATGAAGGGCTCCCGGGCGAAGGTCTCCTTCCAGAGCGCGTGCAGTTCCTCCTGCGTGGTGGAGGCGGGCACGTGGACGAAGGAGGTGGCGAAGATGCCGCGCGGCAGCGGCGCGGAGACGGGGATGAACTCCAGCGACAGGTCCTCGGCCCCTCCCGCGAGGCGCAAGGTCTGGAGGATTTCAGGCACGTGCTGGTGCTCCAGCGGCTTGTAGGTGCGCAGGTTGCTGGCCCGCAGCGGGTGGTGGGTGGTGAGCTGCGGGGTGTTGCCGCTGCCCGACGAGCCCGTGGCGGCCACGGTCTGCACCGGGCCCCGCAGCTTGCCCCCGCGCGCCAGGGGCAGCAGGCCCAGCGCGATGGTGGTGGCGAAGCAGCCGGGGCTGGCGATGTACTTCGCCTTCCGGATGGCCTCGCGGTTCAGCTCGGGCAAGCCATAGGTGAAGGTGCCATCGGTGAGGTGCTGGGGCCCCGGGTGGGTGACGCCGT
Protein-coding sequences here:
- the argB gene encoding acetylglutamate kinase produces the protein MSGLGAFKGRWFVVKIGGELAADRPKLAGSVGAAVRAFLDAGVRVAVIHGGGPQATELTNKLGLTPRMVAGRRVTDEATLEVVKMTLAGQVSVDVAAAFRLAGVPALCTTGVSAGLIDARKRPPKVITGAGPEPIDLGLVGDVTDVNTALFERLSEAGLVPVLGSLSGDAQGQVFNINADTVATRVAAKLRAAKLFLVSNVPGVLADKNDPSTRIPTLTPAEAQEKIALGVIQGGMIPKVEESLSMLEEGIEAIHIVGISPAHALLGEAQGAGSFGTAFLRNR
- the argC gene encoding N-acetyl-gamma-glutamyl-phosphate reductase, producing the protein MANKLKAVILGGSGYGGAELLRRLLFHPHVEVVRTTAGESSGKKVSDVHLNLAGLTELSFESLSPKEAVAGADVAFLAMPHKTAAQVVLDILASGVRIVDLSGDFRLRDAATYAKYYGVTHPGPQHLTDGTFTYGLPELNREAIRKAKYIASPGCFATTIALGLLPLARGGKLRGPVQTVAATGSSGSGNTPQLTTHHPLRASNLRTYKPLEHQHVPEILQTLRLAGGAEDLSLEFIPVSAPLPRGIFATSFVHVPASTTQEELHALWKETFAREPFIRIVGGARQPEVVGVAGGNYVEVGFTLGPVTGDTRRVVCFSALDNLVKGGAGQAIQSFNLMMGFDERLTLAEPGLWP